In a single window of the Acyrthosiphon pisum isolate AL4f chromosome X, pea_aphid_22Mar2018_4r6ur, whole genome shotgun sequence genome:
- the LOC100168867 gene encoding membrane-associated guanylate kinase, WW and PDZ domain-containing protein 1 isoform X4, with amino-acid sequence MNMDNMQDKLQRPMNNEYLNGPSTKNNAYNHSRDSTLSDTLDLGPLPPKWEKAYTKNGEVYFIDTSHWLDPRLSKFQKKQLEDCSDDELPYGWERIDDPLYGTYYIDHVNRQTQYENPVLQAKNAIQGDQIDEQQDNIPNYTSNSFENINSIKQDSGISSNIFTTNPHKLVGERIRSTLVKSIRGLGFTIVGGDDSKEEFLQIKSVVPNGPAWLEGKLQTGDVLVYVNDKCVLGYTHHDMVSVFQGIIPGETVCLDVCRGYPLPFDPNDPNTEVVTTVAVGNSERQLDDLSYVDRELYMMKVDNRSTSNELCNQSVKSMPDLYASEEIMSIARPNSTDLILEEHMPAPLYLTMAIVKGAMGFGFTIADSAHGQKVKKILDKQRCQELMEGDILIDINNIIVRNMSHNKVVQVLKDCQTNESAAITIQRCILNSPDKFRVKNKKGDIKNMYRSKTPTIDSYGDRTHEINRPKTPIIDNRTQVSNIQNNIHENGSSDPYAMNSMPLDEYCHRGDSWMHVSSPSTQMFLPPSIYNGVIDPSTGHYINLQPDHSNGLYINSQSDHYSNHLSKSIQSMSFEHYEMNASKNEVRYLHNNNEINEIDQLNNENLKQNISYVTLQRQECGFGFRIVGGKEEGSQVSVGHIVPDGSADLDRRIMTGDEIISIDAQSTINTSHDYVINLMGQAARNGRVTLGIRHKSNLKPNYISNSTKQHLDIEYPYDVTLTKKDKEGFGFVVISSLNKGPTIGRIIEGSPAFRDGQIHLGDHVLAVNNTNITNLSHGDIVNMIKDSGSTVTLTIGTPNDDTASTVSLPMSNKDQDLEEEQYHAVELTRGPQGFGFSIRGGREFQNMSLFVLQIAENGPAAIDGRLRVGDHIIEINGVNTKNMTHAEAIEIIHSGGSCVRLLIRRGTRVPQLPSEEEMFTSANMNQSVINLDNKMNMSHSISSLQSNSRAYWDTKYMCSN; translated from the exons atgAATATGGATAACATGCAAGATAAGCTTCAACGTCCTATGAATAACG AATACTTAAATGGGCCTAGTACcaaaaataatgcatataatcATTCAAGAGACTCGACATTGTCGGATACTTTGGATTTAGGACCACTCCCACCAAAATGGGAAAAAGCCTATACCAAAAATGGtgaagtttattttattga TACATCACACTGGTTAGATCCGAGATTATCAAAGTTTCAAAAGAAACAATTAGAAGACTGTTCTGATGATGAACTTCCTTATGGTTGGGAAAGGATTGATGATCCACTTTATGGTACATACTACATTGATCATGTGAATAGACAAACACAATATGAAAATCCTGTGCTTCAAGCTAAAAATGCTATACAgg gaGATCAAATTGATGAGCAACAAGATAATATTCCAAATTATACTtcaaatagttttgaaaacattaactcaataaaacaag ATTCTGGTATCAgtagtaatatatttactacCAATCCACACAAACTAGTTGGAGAACGGATTCGTTCAACTCTTGTAAAATCAATCCGTGGATTAGGATTTACTATTGTTGGAGGAGACGATTCTAAAGAAGAATTTCTTCAAATTAAATCTGTTGTGCCTAATGGACCGGCATGGTTAGAAGGGAAATTACaaacag GAGATGTGCTGGTATATGTCAATGATAAATGTGTACTTGGATACACACATCATGATATGGTTAGCGTATTTCAAGGCATCATTCCTGGTGAAACTGTATGTTTAGATGTATGTAGAGGTTATCCTTTACCATTTGATCCAAATGATCCAAATACAGAAGTTGTTACAACTGTTGCAGTTGGAAAttcgg AACGGCAATTAGATGATCTGTCATACGTTGATAGAGAACTATACATGATGAAAGTTGATAATAGATCTACGTCTAATGAATTATGTAATCAGTCTGTCAAGTCTATGCCTGATTTGTATGCTTCTGAAGAAATTATGAGTATTGCCAGACCAAATAGTACAGATCTTATCTTAGAAGAGCATATGCCTGCTCCATTATACCTAACAATGGCAATAGTGAAAGGTGCAATGGGTTTTGGATTTACTATAGCAGACAGTGCTCATGGACAAAAG gttAAAAAAATACTGGATAAACAAAGATGTCAAGAGTTAATGGAAGGTGATATTCTTAttgatataaacaatataattgtgCGGAACATGTCTCATAATAAAGTAGTTCAAGTATTAAAAGACTGTCAAACCAATGAATCCGCTGCTATTACTATACAACGGTGCATTCTAAATTCACCGGATAAATTccgtgttaaaaacaaaaaaggagATATAAAAAACATGTATAGAAGTAAAACTCCAACGATTGATTCATATGGTGATCGAACACATGAAATCAACAGACCCAAAACGCCAATTATTGATAATAGAACACAAGTTTCAAACATTCAAAATAACATACATGAAAATGGATCATCTGATCCATATGCAATGAATAGTATGCCACTTGATGAATATTGTCATAGAGGTGATTCATGGATGCATGTAAGTTCACCATCAACCCAAATGTTTCTTCCTCCATCAATTTATAACGGAGTGATTGATCCTTCTACTGGACATTATATTAACCTACAGCCTGATCATTCTAATGGACTTTATATTAATTCACAATCTGATCATTATTCTAatcatttatctaaatcaattCAAAGTATGAGCTTTGAACATTATGAGATGAATGCGTCCAAAAATGAAGTGAG GTATTTACATAACAACaatgaaattaatgaaattgatcaacttaataatgaaaatttgaaacaaaatatcagTTATGTTACACTTCAAAGACAAGAATGTGGTTTTGGATTTCGAATTGTCGGTGGAAAAGAAGAAGGCTCGCag GTATCAGTTGGTCATATTGTTCCTGATGGATCTGCTGACTTAGACAGAAGAATAATGACTGGAGatgaaataataagtattgATGCTCaatctactataaatacatctcatgattatgttattaatttgatGGGCCAAGCCGCTCGTAATGGTCGAGTAACTTTGGGTATTCGGCATAAATCCAATTTAAAGCCCAatt atatatcaaATTCTACAAAACAACATCTTGATATTGAATATCCTTACGATGTAACATTAACTAAAAAAGATAAAGAAGGATTTGGATTTGTAGTAATTTCATCATTAAACAAAGGACCCACTATTG GTCGAATTATTGAAGGCAGTCCTGCGTTTAGAGATGGCCAAATTCATTTGGGGGATCATGTCCTTGCCGtcaacaatacaaatataactaaCTTGTCGCATGGAGACATAGTAAACATGATTAAAGATTCTGGTTCAACAGTTACACTAACCATTGGAACGCCTAATG atGATACTGCTAGTACAGTTTCTCTACCAATGTCAaacaaa GACCAAGATTTAGAAGAAGAACAATATCATGCGGTTGAATTAACGAGAGGGCCTCAAGGATTTGGTTTCAGTATAAGAGGTGGTCgtgaatttcaaaatatgtctCTATTTGTGTTACAAATTGCGGAGAATGGACCTGCAGCTATTGATGGGCGTTTAAGG gtaggagATCATATTATAGAAATCAATGGAgtcaatactaaaaatatgacACATGCTGAAGCCATAGAAATCATCCACAGTGGAGGATCGTGTGTACGGCTTCTTATTCGTCGTGGAACCAGGGTGCCACAACTACCTTCTGAAG aagaAATGTTTACATCTGCTAATATGAATCAATCTGtgattaatttagataataaaatgaatatgtcTCATTCTATATCCTCACTACAGTCCAATTCAAGAGCCTACTGGGATACAAAGTATATGTGCTCAAACTGA
- the LOC100168867 gene encoding membrane-associated guanylate kinase, WW and PDZ domain-containing protein 1 isoform X1 produces MNMDNMQDKLQRPMNNEEYLNGPSTKNNAYNHSRDSTLSDTLDLGPLPPKWEKAYTKNGEVYFIDHNSSTSHWLDPRLSKFQKKQLEDCSDDELPYGWERIDDPLYGTYYIDHVNRQTQYENPVLQAKNAIQGDQIDEQQDNIPNYTSNSFENINSIKQDSGISSNIFTTNPHKLVGERIRSTLVKSIRGLGFTIVGGDDSKEEFLQIKSVVPNGPAWLEGKLQTGDVLVYVNDKCVLGYTHHDMVSVFQGIIPGETVCLDVCRGYPLPFDPNDPNTEVVTTVAVGNSERQLDDLSYVDRELYMMKVDNRSTSNELCNQSVKSMPDLYASEEIMSIARPNSTDLILEEHMPAPLYLTMAIVKGAMGFGFTIADSAHGQKVKKILDKQRCQELMEGDILIDINNIIVRNMSHNKVVQVLKDCQTNESAAITIQRCILNSPDKFRVKNKKGDIKNMYRSKTPTIDSYGDRTHEINRPKTPIIDNRTQVSNIQNNIHENGSSDPYAMNSMPLDEYCHRGDSWMHVSSPSTQMFLPPSIYNGVIDPSTGHYINLQPDHSNGLYINSQSDHYSNHLSKSIQSMSFEHYEMNASKNEVRYLHNNNEINEIDQLNNENLKQNISYVTLQRQECGFGFRIVGGKEEGSQVSVGHIVPDGSADLDRRIMTGDEIISIDAQSTINTSHDYVINLMGQAARNGRVTLGIRHKSNLKPNYISNSTKQHLDIEYPYDVTLTKKDKEGFGFVVISSLNKGPTIGRIIEGSPAFRDGQIHLGDHVLAVNNTNITNLSHGDIVNMIKDSGSTVTLTIGTPNDDTASTVSLPMSNKDQDLEEEQYHAVELTRGPQGFGFSIRGGREFQNMSLFVLQIAENGPAAIDGRLRVGDHIIEINGVNTKNMTHAEAIEIIHSGGSCVRLLIRRGTRVPQLPSEEEMFTSANMNQSVINLDNKMNMSHSISSLQSNSRAYWDTKYMCSN; encoded by the exons atgAATATGGATAACATGCAAGATAAGCTTCAACGTCCTATGAATAACG AAGAATACTTAAATGGGCCTAGTACcaaaaataatgcatataatcATTCAAGAGACTCGACATTGTCGGATACTTTGGATTTAGGACCACTCCCACCAAAATGGGAAAAAGCCTATACCAAAAATGGtgaagtttattttattga tcataattcTAGTACATCACACTGGTTAGATCCGAGATTATCAAAGTTTCAAAAGAAACAATTAGAAGACTGTTCTGATGATGAACTTCCTTATGGTTGGGAAAGGATTGATGATCCACTTTATGGTACATACTACATTGATCATGTGAATAGACAAACACAATATGAAAATCCTGTGCTTCAAGCTAAAAATGCTATACAgg gaGATCAAATTGATGAGCAACAAGATAATATTCCAAATTATACTtcaaatagttttgaaaacattaactcaataaaacaag ATTCTGGTATCAgtagtaatatatttactacCAATCCACACAAACTAGTTGGAGAACGGATTCGTTCAACTCTTGTAAAATCAATCCGTGGATTAGGATTTACTATTGTTGGAGGAGACGATTCTAAAGAAGAATTTCTTCAAATTAAATCTGTTGTGCCTAATGGACCGGCATGGTTAGAAGGGAAATTACaaacag GAGATGTGCTGGTATATGTCAATGATAAATGTGTACTTGGATACACACATCATGATATGGTTAGCGTATTTCAAGGCATCATTCCTGGTGAAACTGTATGTTTAGATGTATGTAGAGGTTATCCTTTACCATTTGATCCAAATGATCCAAATACAGAAGTTGTTACAACTGTTGCAGTTGGAAAttcgg AACGGCAATTAGATGATCTGTCATACGTTGATAGAGAACTATACATGATGAAAGTTGATAATAGATCTACGTCTAATGAATTATGTAATCAGTCTGTCAAGTCTATGCCTGATTTGTATGCTTCTGAAGAAATTATGAGTATTGCCAGACCAAATAGTACAGATCTTATCTTAGAAGAGCATATGCCTGCTCCATTATACCTAACAATGGCAATAGTGAAAGGTGCAATGGGTTTTGGATTTACTATAGCAGACAGTGCTCATGGACAAAAG gttAAAAAAATACTGGATAAACAAAGATGTCAAGAGTTAATGGAAGGTGATATTCTTAttgatataaacaatataattgtgCGGAACATGTCTCATAATAAAGTAGTTCAAGTATTAAAAGACTGTCAAACCAATGAATCCGCTGCTATTACTATACAACGGTGCATTCTAAATTCACCGGATAAATTccgtgttaaaaacaaaaaaggagATATAAAAAACATGTATAGAAGTAAAACTCCAACGATTGATTCATATGGTGATCGAACACATGAAATCAACAGACCCAAAACGCCAATTATTGATAATAGAACACAAGTTTCAAACATTCAAAATAACATACATGAAAATGGATCATCTGATCCATATGCAATGAATAGTATGCCACTTGATGAATATTGTCATAGAGGTGATTCATGGATGCATGTAAGTTCACCATCAACCCAAATGTTTCTTCCTCCATCAATTTATAACGGAGTGATTGATCCTTCTACTGGACATTATATTAACCTACAGCCTGATCATTCTAATGGACTTTATATTAATTCACAATCTGATCATTATTCTAatcatttatctaaatcaattCAAAGTATGAGCTTTGAACATTATGAGATGAATGCGTCCAAAAATGAAGTGAG GTATTTACATAACAACaatgaaattaatgaaattgatcaacttaataatgaaaatttgaaacaaaatatcagTTATGTTACACTTCAAAGACAAGAATGTGGTTTTGGATTTCGAATTGTCGGTGGAAAAGAAGAAGGCTCGCag GTATCAGTTGGTCATATTGTTCCTGATGGATCTGCTGACTTAGACAGAAGAATAATGACTGGAGatgaaataataagtattgATGCTCaatctactataaatacatctcatgattatgttattaatttgatGGGCCAAGCCGCTCGTAATGGTCGAGTAACTTTGGGTATTCGGCATAAATCCAATTTAAAGCCCAatt atatatcaaATTCTACAAAACAACATCTTGATATTGAATATCCTTACGATGTAACATTAACTAAAAAAGATAAAGAAGGATTTGGATTTGTAGTAATTTCATCATTAAACAAAGGACCCACTATTG GTCGAATTATTGAAGGCAGTCCTGCGTTTAGAGATGGCCAAATTCATTTGGGGGATCATGTCCTTGCCGtcaacaatacaaatataactaaCTTGTCGCATGGAGACATAGTAAACATGATTAAAGATTCTGGTTCAACAGTTACACTAACCATTGGAACGCCTAATG atGATACTGCTAGTACAGTTTCTCTACCAATGTCAaacaaa GACCAAGATTTAGAAGAAGAACAATATCATGCGGTTGAATTAACGAGAGGGCCTCAAGGATTTGGTTTCAGTATAAGAGGTGGTCgtgaatttcaaaatatgtctCTATTTGTGTTACAAATTGCGGAGAATGGACCTGCAGCTATTGATGGGCGTTTAAGG gtaggagATCATATTATAGAAATCAATGGAgtcaatactaaaaatatgacACATGCTGAAGCCATAGAAATCATCCACAGTGGAGGATCGTGTGTACGGCTTCTTATTCGTCGTGGAACCAGGGTGCCACAACTACCTTCTGAAG aagaAATGTTTACATCTGCTAATATGAATCAATCTGtgattaatttagataataaaatgaatatgtcTCATTCTATATCCTCACTACAGTCCAATTCAAGAGCCTACTGGGATACAAAGTATATGTGCTCAAACTGA